In a genomic window of Thiosocius teredinicola:
- a CDS encoding polysaccharide pyruvyl transferase family protein — MLNFVSDCNSHLKQQLSVISRVIPNGSEVAMVDEPVHRNIGDHLIHLGIEKYFQEHSIKVVTRAHTHSYHYRWFRRHIDKETIIVCHGGGHLGDLYPAHQRLREQVTKDFPSQRIVVLPQSLYFQDPGGLQQAGRVFGQHPDFHLFIRDNDSMRLAETMGLKNLYLAPDMAHALHPFDQFEGAEPSINNAQRERSLCLLRQDKESAQIDLPIGGHDTVCDWPDLVRWRDACEVALVAATYRATRFSGPPSHLDDRLDRARLRLVRRAVALYSEHRSVTTSRLHGMILGILTGKKIRLLPSLTGKSHCYYATWLKDTACADFIDAL, encoded by the coding sequence ATGTTAAATTTTGTCTCCGACTGTAATTCCCATCTAAAACAACAACTTTCAGTCATTAGTCGGGTAATTCCCAACGGCAGTGAAGTTGCCATGGTGGATGAACCTGTACATCGCAATATCGGCGATCACCTCATTCATCTGGGCATCGAAAAGTATTTTCAGGAGCACTCAATCAAGGTCGTCACGCGGGCGCATACTCACAGCTATCACTACCGATGGTTCCGCCGACATATAGATAAAGAAACGATCATCGTCTGTCATGGCGGCGGTCACCTCGGAGACCTCTACCCAGCCCACCAACGCCTGCGCGAACAGGTCACCAAGGATTTCCCATCCCAGCGCATCGTCGTACTGCCCCAAAGCCTGTATTTTCAAGACCCGGGCGGCCTGCAACAGGCTGGCCGCGTATTCGGTCAGCATCCCGATTTCCATCTGTTCATCCGCGACAACGACAGCATGCGCTTGGCGGAAACAATGGGGCTTAAGAACCTGTATCTCGCCCCGGACATGGCGCACGCCCTGCACCCCTTCGATCAGTTCGAAGGGGCTGAACCATCAATCAACAATGCGCAGCGAGAACGCAGCTTGTGCCTGCTGCGGCAAGACAAGGAAAGCGCGCAGATAGATCTTCCGATCGGGGGACACGACACGGTCTGCGACTGGCCTGACCTGGTCCGATGGCGCGACGCCTGCGAAGTGGCTCTGGTGGCGGCCACGTATCGGGCGACCCGGTTTTCAGGGCCGCCATCGCATCTCGATGATCGACTGGACCGCGCAAGACTGCGCCTGGTGCGACGCGCCGTCGCGCTATATAGCGAACATCGCTCGGTGACGACTTCACGGCTGCACGGCATGATCCTCGGGATCTTGACCGGCAAAAAGATACGGCTGCTGCCCAGCCTGACCGGCAAATCGCACTGCTACTATGCCACTTGGTTGAAAGATACGGCCTGCGCAGATTTCATTGATGCGCTCTGA
- a CDS encoding PilZ domain-containing protein — protein sequence MEQRSSERKAVSMEAVVGCPRFGLIRGKIRDLGFGGLYISAETSIVPIGADVTITFHPSDDLDDGPLSIRGKVAHQSLQGFGIEFSGLDAQSQRVLDELLPSMQPVRSKAVPVLRAL from the coding sequence ATGGAACAGAGAAGCAGCGAGCGCAAGGCCGTCTCTATGGAGGCCGTCGTTGGCTGTCCGCGCTTCGGCCTGATACGCGGCAAGATCAGGGATCTCGGTTTTGGCGGCCTGTATATCAGCGCAGAAACCAGCATCGTACCGATCGGGGCCGACGTCACGATCACCTTCCATCCCAGCGACGACTTGGACGATGGCCCGCTGAGCATCAGAGGCAAGGTCGCACATCAAAGCCTGCAAGGCTTCGGCATCGAGTTTTCCGGCCTCGACGCACAATCGCAGCGTGTGCTGGATGAGTTGCTGCCGTCGATGCAACCGGTACGCAGCAAAGCGGTGCCCGTTTTGCGGGCGCTCTGA
- a CDS encoding RDD family protein encodes MSLAETQLDNAAVPSLLRRLAAIFYDCWLVAALWLLGTIVDTFIRAGMGIESGHGSFLLLQIYFVVAPALFFSWFWTHGGQTLGMRAWRLKVVADDGQTLTMKQALIRYLGACLSLLAAGLGYLWVLIDKQGLAWHDHLSRTRLVIIKRDQ; translated from the coding sequence ATGAGCCTCGCCGAAACGCAACTCGACAACGCCGCCGTACCCAGCCTGCTGCGCCGACTCGCCGCCATCTTCTACGACTGCTGGCTGGTCGCCGCGCTGTGGCTACTCGGCACCATCGTCGACACCTTCATTCGGGCCGGCATGGGCATCGAAAGCGGCCACGGTTCGTTTCTGCTGCTGCAGATCTACTTTGTGGTCGCCCCGGCATTGTTTTTCAGCTGGTTCTGGACCCACGGCGGTCAAACGCTGGGGATGCGCGCCTGGCGCTTGAAGGTGGTGGCGGACGACGGTCAGACGCTGACGATGAAGCAGGCCTTGATCCGCTACCTCGGTGCCTGCTTATCACTGCTGGCGGCCGGCCTGGGCTACCTCTGGGTGCTGATCGACAAGCAAGGCCTGGCTTGGCACGACCACTTGAGCCGCACCCGCCTGGTCATCATCAAACGCGATCAATAG
- the lptG gene encoding LPS export ABC transporter permease LptG: protein MRPLLFERYIGSAMLKATGVTLLVLVILLVFFGLLEEIDDVGQGDYTVIDAFLVAVTSAPRYVFEVFPVAALIGSLIGLGAMGAHGELIAMRSAGFSLRQIVLAVMKAGVLMMVAVFLFGEYVAPVAEQWGEQHRTEKQEKKVTLKTRYGFWARDGQAFINVRGILPGGRLQDIYIYEFDDQRRLTLSTHAGRAEHKGDHWELYDIKQSQIAESGISQRSLAQARWESLLDPGLLSAIVIDPAVLPINELYYYIQLMRKNNQSATDYEVAFWSKLATPLATLVMLFISIPFVIAHQRFVSMGQRIFLGILLGMGFYLLNRGMSYVAVVYDFNPIVSALLPGVAFLAIGVTLLRRVK from the coding sequence ATGAGACCGCTGTTGTTTGAACGTTATATCGGCAGTGCGATGCTCAAGGCGACCGGCGTCACGTTGCTGGTGCTTGTCATTCTGTTGGTGTTTTTCGGTCTGCTGGAAGAGATCGACGATGTAGGGCAGGGCGATTACACCGTCATCGATGCGTTTCTGGTGGCGGTGACCTCGGCGCCGCGCTATGTGTTCGAGGTGTTTCCGGTAGCCGCGTTGATCGGCAGCCTGATCGGTCTGGGCGCGATGGGGGCACACGGCGAGTTGATCGCGATGCGCAGCGCCGGTTTCTCACTGCGCCAGATCGTGTTGGCGGTCATGAAGGCCGGCGTGCTGATGATGGTCGCGGTGTTCCTGTTCGGTGAATACGTCGCACCGGTTGCCGAACAATGGGGTGAGCAGCATCGGACCGAGAAACAGGAAAAGAAGGTCACGCTGAAAACGCGCTACGGGTTCTGGGCGCGCGATGGGCAGGCGTTCATCAACGTGAGGGGTATTCTGCCCGGCGGTCGACTGCAGGATATCTACATCTACGAGTTCGACGACCAACGCCGGCTGACCTTGTCGACCCACGCCGGGCGCGCAGAACACAAAGGTGACCACTGGGAGCTGTACGACATCAAGCAGAGCCAGATCGCCGAATCGGGTATTTCACAGCGATCGTTGGCGCAGGCGCGCTGGGAGTCGCTGCTCGACCCGGGACTGCTGAGCGCGATCGTGATCGACCCTGCAGTCTTGCCGATCAACGAGCTGTATTACTACATCCAGTTGATGCGCAAGAACAACCAGTCCGCCACGGACTACGAGGTTGCGTTCTGGAGCAAGCTGGCCACGCCGCTGGCGACGCTCGTCATGCTGTTCATCTCGATTCCCTTCGTCATCGCCCACCAGCGTTTCGTCAGCATGGGCCAGCGGATATTTCTCGGCATTCTGCTCGGTATGGGGTTCTACCTGCTGAACCGCGGGATGTCGTACGTCGCCGTGGTTTACGATTTCAATCCGATCGTCAGCGCGCTGTTGCCCGGCGTGGCTTTCCTCGCCATCGGCGTGACCTTGCTGCGACGGGTGAAATGA
- the lptF gene encoding LPS export ABC transporter permease LptF — translation MGVIDRLLLKEIFKTLAVVLLVLSLILLSNMIVRYLGKAASGAIGTDVLMIVVGLELVKALGLIIPPSFFFSVLWVLGRMYRDSEMVALSASGFGHARLFRAILLAAVPLAILVGVLVMELLPWARGNVDQLKAEQSMRADISGVKAGRFNEFSSGGLVVYTEKLSKDGMQLQGVFVQDRQQGRAGLVSADKAYQTTDPKTGERFVILTDGYRFEGQPGQLNYTIGKFDEYAVRIPTFDLVGFAERRSAKSWQALLESGRLEDYAELHYRISVPLALIAFGVLAVPLARSPPRSGVYGRLLFAVLLYFTFINLQRVAESWIENGIVPTWMGMWWLPLLMLSVAGLIMLVDSNWFWVQRRRWKARRA, via the coding sequence ATGGGGGTAATTGACCGCCTTCTTCTCAAGGAGATCTTCAAGACACTCGCGGTGGTGTTGCTGGTTCTGTCGCTGATCTTGCTTTCCAACATGATCGTCCGCTATCTCGGCAAGGCCGCCAGCGGGGCGATCGGCACCGATGTGCTGATGATCGTGGTCGGGCTCGAGCTGGTCAAAGCTCTCGGCTTGATCATTCCACCGTCGTTCTTTTTCTCGGTGTTGTGGGTGCTCGGGCGGATGTATCGCGACAGCGAGATGGTGGCGTTGTCTGCGTCGGGCTTCGGCCATGCCCGGTTGTTCCGCGCCATCCTGCTCGCAGCCGTGCCGTTGGCGATATTGGTCGGCGTTCTGGTGATGGAGCTGTTGCCCTGGGCGCGCGGCAACGTCGACCAGCTCAAGGCCGAACAGAGCATGCGGGCCGATATTTCCGGCGTCAAAGCCGGGCGCTTCAACGAGTTCAGTAGTGGCGGTCTGGTCGTCTACACCGAAAAGCTCAGCAAGGATGGCATGCAATTGCAGGGCGTATTCGTGCAGGATCGCCAGCAGGGGCGTGCCGGCCTGGTGAGCGCCGACAAGGCCTATCAGACGACCGATCCGAAGACCGGCGAGCGCTTCGTCATTCTGACCGACGGTTACCGTTTCGAAGGTCAGCCGGGGCAGCTCAACTACACAATCGGCAAATTCGACGAATACGCGGTACGCATCCCGACCTTCGACCTGGTCGGCTTTGCCGAGCGCCGCAGCGCGAAGTCCTGGCAGGCATTGCTCGAGTCGGGGCGACTCGAAGACTATGCCGAGCTGCACTATCGCATCTCGGTACCCCTCGCGTTGATCGCCTTTGGGGTGCTTGCAGTGCCGTTGGCGCGCTCTCCGCCGCGCTCGGGGGTCTATGGTCGGCTGCTGTTCGCGGTGCTTTTGTACTTCACTTTCATCAACCTGCAGCGGGTGGCCGAGAGTTGGATCGAGAACGGCATCGTGCCGACCTGGATGGGCATGTGGTGGTTGCCGTTGCTGATGCTGTCGGTCGCCGGCTTGATCATGCTTGTCGATTCCAACTGGTTCTGGGTTCAACGTAGACGCTGGAAGGCACGCCGCGCATGA
- a CDS encoding leucyl aminopeptidase, translated as MEFSCKTGAANAMKTACLVVGVFKSNKLPAGTEALDTALGGQIKKVLKKQDFSGDVGQTQLLYEPNDCAAARLLLVGLGEQKDFKPRQMGLAILPAFQLLENSGATDCIVVLPNDEGDDDTYRLVRETVAAANAAQYRFEQCKSTKTPAKRPLKRGTLIVAGRKQLASATRAVAHASAIATGTKLAKDLANLPGNICTPTYLAEEAQKLGRRSSKLKVSVLTEKQMERLGMGSLLSVSRGSRQPAKLIVFEYQGGKADAKPIALVGKGLTFDAGGISIKPAANMDEMKYDMCGGASVFGAIAACVEMELPINVVGVVPSSENLPDGDANKPGDIVTSMSGQTIEILNTDAEGRLILCDALTYTERFKPAAVIDIATLTGACIVALGDQASGLLANDDKLAGELLECGTASGDRAWQLPLWDEYQRQLDSNFADMQNIGGKGAGTITAACFLSRFTKAFKWAHLDIAGTAWLSGANKGATGRPVPLLTEFLLKRAKVSM; from the coding sequence ATGGAATTCAGCTGTAAAACCGGTGCCGCAAACGCAATGAAAACCGCCTGCCTGGTCGTGGGTGTGTTCAAGTCGAATAAGCTTCCGGCGGGCACCGAAGCGCTGGATACGGCCCTCGGCGGGCAGATCAAGAAGGTTCTGAAAAAGCAGGATTTCAGCGGCGATGTCGGCCAGACGCAACTGCTCTACGAGCCCAACGACTGTGCCGCGGCCCGGTTGCTGTTGGTAGGCCTGGGCGAGCAGAAGGATTTCAAACCGCGGCAGATGGGGTTGGCCATCCTGCCCGCTTTCCAGCTCCTGGAGAATTCGGGCGCCACCGACTGCATCGTCGTGCTGCCCAACGACGAAGGCGATGACGACACCTATCGGCTGGTGCGCGAAACCGTCGCCGCCGCCAACGCCGCGCAATACCGGTTCGAACAGTGCAAGAGCACCAAGACACCGGCAAAACGGCCGTTGAAACGCGGCACCCTCATCGTCGCGGGGCGCAAACAGCTCGCCAGTGCGACCCGTGCCGTGGCGCATGCCAGCGCCATCGCGACCGGTACCAAGCTCGCCAAAGATCTGGCAAACCTGCCGGGTAATATCTGCACCCCGACCTACCTGGCCGAAGAGGCGCAGAAACTCGGTCGCCGCAGCAGCAAGCTGAAGGTCTCGGTACTGACCGAGAAGCAGATGGAACGCCTCGGCATGGGCTCGTTGCTATCCGTGTCGCGCGGCAGCCGCCAGCCGGCCAAACTGATCGTATTCGAATACCAGGGCGGCAAGGCCGACGCCAAACCGATCGCCCTGGTCGGCAAAGGCCTGACCTTTGATGCCGGCGGCATATCGATCAAACCCGCGGCGAATATGGACGAGATGAAGTACGACATGTGTGGCGGCGCCAGCGTGTTCGGTGCCATCGCCGCCTGCGTCGAAATGGAGCTGCCGATCAACGTGGTTGGCGTCGTGCCCAGTTCAGAGAACCTGCCCGACGGCGATGCCAACAAGCCGGGCGACATCGTCACCTCGATGTCGGGCCAGACCATTGAGATCCTGAATACCGACGCAGAAGGTCGTCTGATCCTGTGCGATGCCCTGACCTACACCGAGCGCTTCAAGCCGGCCGCCGTGATCGACATCGCCACCTTGACCGGGGCCTGCATCGTGGCCCTCGGCGATCAGGCCAGCGGCTTGTTGGCCAACGACGACAAGCTCGCCGGCGAACTGCTCGAATGCGGCACCGCCAGCGGCGACCGTGCATGGCAACTGCCGCTGTGGGACGAATACCAGCGCCAGCTCGACAGCAACTTCGCCGACATGCAGAACATCGGCGGCAAAGGCGCCGGCACCATTACGGCAGCGTGCTTCCTGTCGCGCTTCACCAAGGCCTTCAAGTGGGCACACCTGGATATCGCCGGAACCGCGTGGCTTAGCGGCGCCAACAAGGGGGCGACCGGCCGTCCCGTGCCGTTGCTGACCGAGTTCCTGCTCAAGCGCGCCAAGGTGAGCATGTAA
- a CDS encoding DNA polymerase III subunit chi, translated as MTQVDFYILEPHAAGDRYQLACRIAEKARRAGNRVLIHTQASAESQHVDGLLWTLWEQGFVPHGLLGSADRAINPILIGDGHQDEDEHEVLINLATEVPTFFSRFDRLIECVDHDETVKAESRKRFRFYREHGYPMATHNIS; from the coding sequence ATGACGCAGGTCGACTTCTATATTCTGGAACCGCATGCGGCAGGCGATCGTTATCAACTTGCCTGCCGCATTGCCGAGAAGGCGCGGCGCGCCGGCAACCGCGTGTTGATCCATACGCAGGCGAGCGCCGAATCACAACATGTGGACGGCCTGTTGTGGACCTTGTGGGAACAAGGATTTGTTCCACACGGCCTGCTGGGAAGCGCCGATCGCGCTATCAATCCGATCCTGATCGGTGACGGCCATCAAGACGAAGACGAGCACGAGGTGCTGATCAATCTGGCGACGGAGGTACCGACCTTCTTCAGCCGCTTCGACCGGCTGATCGAGTGCGTCGATCATGATGAAACGGTCAAGGCCGAGAGCCGCAAGCGCTTTCGCTTCTACCGTGAACACGGCTATCCGATGGCAACCCACAACATCAGTTGA
- a CDS encoding phosphatase PAP2 family protein, which produces MSETLKRFWPLVLLVVLQIIFLIWPDIDLWFSGLYFVAPEGFYLADRWPIRLLDAVFGNLHWVMLLVLPWLWLASLHWAGKGETSLRCRLVFLLIVVVLAPTVLVSALQTESGRALPVDVVEFGGQKHFSGAFQPAAECHSDCSFVSRHAANGFVLMAFAWVLGARAWMPAAVGLGLLAGLARVAQGEAYLSDVVFAFWVVYGVCAAAAAWALPKHMKVAIR; this is translated from the coding sequence ATGAGCGAAACGTTGAAGCGCTTTTGGCCATTGGTCTTGTTGGTCGTTCTACAGATCATTTTCCTGATCTGGCCCGACATCGATCTTTGGTTCAGCGGCCTGTACTTCGTTGCGCCCGAGGGGTTTTACCTTGCCGATCGCTGGCCGATCCGTTTGCTCGACGCAGTGTTCGGCAATCTCCATTGGGTTATGTTGCTCGTGCTCCCGTGGCTGTGGTTGGCTAGCCTGCACTGGGCAGGAAAGGGCGAGACCTCGTTGCGCTGTCGCCTGGTCTTCCTGCTGATCGTCGTTGTGTTGGCACCGACCGTATTGGTGAGCGCCCTGCAAACCGAGTCAGGTCGGGCATTGCCGGTCGATGTCGTTGAATTCGGCGGTCAGAAGCACTTCTCAGGCGCGTTTCAGCCGGCCGCGGAGTGCCACAGCGACTGCTCGTTCGTCAGTCGGCATGCTGCAAACGGCTTTGTCTTGATGGCGTTCGCCTGGGTACTGGGTGCGCGCGCTTGGATGCCGGCTGCGGTCGGGCTGGGTTTGCTCGCAGGGCTGGCACGCGTGGCTCAAGGCGAGGCCTATCTCAGCGACGTCGTGTTCGCGTTCTGGGTGGTTTACGGCGTTTGCGCGGCAGCGGCTGCGTGGGCGTTGCCGAAGCATATGAAGGTCGCGATTCGCTGA
- the corA gene encoding magnesium/cobalt transporter CorA: MPFFDKHYHDPGTSPGSLREHPGRSGQSPQLRLVHYDDATVDSVDLSATDLPTLQEETGRRTWLHVQGCATGATLAAIGEHFKLHLLALEDVHNTGQRPKLETYDNQIFVILALPRFADGRVSMHQVSLFAASDFVVSFCDGPLDPFEPVLRRLTESRGQMRGRGTDYLLYALIDAVVDQGFPLLEGFGRELESLEEDIVRRPTHATLSHIHRIKRELILLRRMLWPQRDVIGNLIRDEIEQIDDDTRMYLRDCQDHAVQIMDLLETYREIGTSMLDIYLSSVSNRMNETMRVLTVIATIFIPLTFIAGVYGMNFSGNHNSPWAMPEVGWYYGYPLILLVMLSVAVGLLVFFRRKRWF; this comes from the coding sequence ATGCCCTTCTTCGACAAGCATTACCACGACCCGGGCACATCGCCCGGATCCTTGCGAGAACACCCGGGGCGCTCCGGACAGTCACCTCAGCTGCGACTCGTCCATTACGATGATGCAACGGTCGACAGCGTCGACTTGAGCGCCACAGATTTGCCGACCCTGCAAGAAGAGACCGGGCGCCGCACCTGGCTGCATGTGCAGGGTTGTGCGACCGGCGCCACCTTGGCGGCCATCGGTGAGCATTTCAAACTTCATCTGCTGGCGCTGGAAGACGTGCACAACACCGGCCAACGACCCAAGTTGGAAACCTACGACAACCAGATTTTCGTGATTCTGGCCTTACCGCGTTTTGCCGATGGCCGGGTATCGATGCATCAGGTCAGCTTGTTCGCTGCGTCGGACTTCGTCGTAAGCTTCTGCGACGGGCCACTCGACCCGTTTGAACCGGTATTGCGGCGGCTTACGGAAAGCCGTGGCCAGATGCGCGGACGGGGCACCGATTATCTGCTCTATGCCCTGATCGACGCGGTCGTCGACCAGGGATTCCCGCTGCTCGAAGGATTCGGCAGAGAACTCGAATCGCTTGAAGAAGACATCGTGCGACGGCCGACACATGCCACGCTGTCGCACATCCATCGGATCAAGCGCGAACTGATTCTGTTACGCCGTATGCTTTGGCCGCAACGTGACGTGATCGGAAACCTGATACGCGACGAGATAGAGCAGATCGACGATGACACGCGCATGTACCTGCGCGACTGCCAAGATCACGCGGTCCAGATCATGGACCTGCTAGAGACCTATCGCGAGATCGGCACCAGCATGCTCGACATCTACCTGTCGAGCGTCAGCAACCGGATGAACGAGACCATGCGGGTGCTCACGGTGATCGCCACCATATTCATCCCTTTGACGTTCATTGCCGGAGTCTACGGTATGAACTTTTCAGGCAATCACAACAGCCCCTGGGCGATGCCCGAAGTCGGCTGGTACTACGGCTATCCGCTGATACTGCTGGTGATGCTCAGCGTGGCGGTCGGCTTGCTGGTCTTCTTCCGGCGCAAACGCTGGTTTTAG
- the pnp gene encoding polyribonucleotide nucleotidyltransferase — translation MTPITKTFQYGEHTVTLETGEIARQADAAVLVNMADTVVLVTVVYDKNLDSGRDFFPLTVDYQEKTYAAGKIPGGFFRREGRPSEKEILTSRLIDRPIRPLFPKTFTAETQVICTVKSLNPKIDPEIPSLIGVSAALAISGAPFQGPIGAARVGYKNGDYILNGPTGLGDATDLDLVVAGTENAVLMVESEADQLSEEVMLGAVLFGHEQMQVVINAVKELAAEVNKPIVELPEVATNEELKAAVESACGDALRNAYTIADKMDRYAAIDAAKAAAMEQLCGGDTPAFDEGDVMGAIEKLKKTTVRGRILAGEPRIDGRDTKTVRPIYIRTGVLPRTHGSALFTRGETQAMVVTTLGTERDSQIIDALEGERKESFMLHYNFPPFCVGELGRVGSPKRREIGHGRLAKRGVLACMPDMTDFPYSIRVVSEITESNGSSSMASVCGTSLSLMDAGVPLKAPVAGVAMGLIKEGDQFAVLTDILGDEDHLGDMDFKVAGTQDGVNALQMDIKIDGITREIMEIALAQAKDGRLHILGEMNKAINAPREQMSEHAPRIVSFKINPEKIRDVIGKGGATIRSITEETGATVDISDDGTVKIFSVDKSAGDEARKRVELITADVEVGKVYEGRVARLMDFGAFVTILPGKDGLVHISQISEERVEKVSDKLSEGDTIKVKVLEVDKQGRIRLSMKAVAEEAEA, via the coding sequence GTGACCCCGATTACGAAAACGTTTCAATACGGTGAGCACACCGTCACGCTAGAAACCGGCGAAATCGCCCGACAGGCTGATGCGGCCGTTCTGGTCAATATGGCGGACACCGTCGTGTTGGTCACCGTGGTATATGACAAGAACCTCGACAGCGGGCGCGACTTCTTCCCGCTGACTGTCGACTACCAGGAAAAAACCTACGCCGCCGGCAAAATCCCCGGCGGTTTTTTTCGTCGGGAAGGTCGGCCGTCGGAAAAGGAAATTCTCACGTCGCGCCTGATCGACCGTCCGATCCGCCCGCTGTTTCCGAAAACCTTCACCGCTGAAACGCAGGTGATCTGCACGGTCAAGTCGCTCAACCCGAAGATTGACCCCGAGATCCCGTCGCTGATCGGTGTGTCGGCCGCGCTGGCGATCTCCGGTGCGCCGTTCCAGGGTCCGATTGGTGCGGCCCGCGTCGGTTACAAGAACGGCGACTACATCCTCAACGGGCCGACCGGCCTGGGTGACGCGACCGACCTCGATCTGGTTGTCGCCGGTACCGAAAACGCCGTGCTGATGGTCGAGTCCGAAGCCGACCAATTGTCTGAAGAGGTCATGCTCGGCGCTGTGCTGTTCGGCCATGAGCAGATGCAGGTCGTGATCAACGCGGTCAAAGAGCTGGCTGCCGAGGTCAACAAGCCGATCGTCGAGTTGCCGGAAGTGGCGACCAACGAAGAGTTGAAAGCAGCTGTCGAATCGGCCTGTGGCGATGCACTGCGCAACGCCTACACCATCGCCGACAAGATGGATCGCTACGCCGCCATCGATGCAGCCAAAGCGGCAGCGATGGAGCAGTTGTGCGGTGGCGATACGCCGGCGTTCGACGAAGGCGACGTGATGGGCGCGATCGAAAAGCTCAAGAAGACCACCGTGCGTGGCCGCATCCTGGCCGGCGAGCCGCGTATCGACGGTCGCGATACCAAGACGGTGCGCCCGATCTACATCCGTACCGGCGTGCTGCCGCGTACCCATGGCTCGGCACTGTTCACCCGCGGTGAAACCCAGGCAATGGTCGTCACCACGCTTGGTACCGAGCGTGATTCACAGATCATCGATGCCCTCGAAGGTGAGCGCAAAGAGTCGTTCATGCTGCACTACAACTTCCCGCCGTTCTGCGTGGGTGAGTTGGGTCGTGTAGGCAGCCCGAAGCGTCGTGAGATCGGCCACGGTCGTCTGGCCAAGCGCGGTGTGCTGGCCTGCATGCCCGACATGACCGACTTCCCGTACTCGATCCGCGTCGTCTCCGAGATCACCGAATCGAACGGTTCGTCGTCGATGGCCTCGGTGTGTGGCACCAGCCTGTCACTGATGGACGCCGGTGTGCCGCTGAAGGCGCCGGTGGCCGGTGTGGCAATGGGTCTGATCAAAGAAGGCGATCAATTCGCGGTACTGACCGATATCCTGGGTGACGAAGATCACCTTGGCGACATGGACTTCAAGGTTGCCGGTACCCAGGACGGCGTCAACGCGCTGCAGATGGATATCAAGATCGACGGCATCACCCGCGAGATCATGGAAATCGCCTTGGCCCAGGCCAAAGATGGCCGTCTGCACATCCTCGGCGAGATGAACAAGGCGATCAACGCACCGCGTGAGCAGATGTCGGAGCATGCGCCGCGCATCGTGTCGTTCAAGATCAACCCGGAGAAGATCCGCGACGTTATCGGCAAGGGTGGCGCAACCATCCGCTCGATCACCGAAGAAACCGGCGCCACCGTCGACATCAGCGACGACGGCACCGTCAAGATCTTCTCGGTCGACAAGAGCGCCGGCGACGAAGCGCGCAAGCGCGTCGAGCTGATCACCGCAGATGTCGAGGTCGGCAAGGTGTACGAAGGTCGCGTGGCACGCCTGATGGACTTCGGCGCTTTTGTGACCATCCTGCCGGGCAAAGACGGCCTGGTACACATCAGCCAGATCTCCGAAGAGCGCGTCGAGAAGGTCAGCGACAAGTTGTCCGAGGGCGACACCATCAAGGTCAAGGTTCTCGAGGTCGACAAGCAGGGCCGTATCCGGCTGAGCATGAAGGCCGTAGCCGAAGAGGCCGAAGCCTGA
- the rpsO gene encoding 30S ribosomal protein S15 yields the protein MSMSAEQKQTIINEYGKDAKDTGSTEVQVALLTARITDLTPHFQAHKKDHHSRQGLVRLVNQRRKLLDYLKSKDVERYRELIARLGLRR from the coding sequence ATGTCAATGAGTGCAGAGCAAAAGCAGACCATCATCAACGAGTACGGCAAAGATGCGAAAGACACGGGGTCGACCGAAGTTCAGGTCGCCTTGCTGACGGCCCGGATCACCGACCTGACGCCGCACTTTCAAGCGCACAAGAAGGACCACCATTCCCGCCAGGGTCTGGTACGCCTGGTCAACCAGCGTCGTAAACTCCTCGACTACCTGAAGTCGAAGGACGTCGAACGCTACCGCGAACTGATCGCGCGTCTTGGCTTGCGTCGCTAA